A region from the Vicia villosa cultivar HV-30 ecotype Madison, WI unplaced genomic scaffold, Vvil1.0 ctg.000175F_1_1, whole genome shotgun sequence genome encodes:
- the LOC131624966 gene encoding uncharacterized protein LOC131624966: MAQDYGFTFTSEEMVVNDNLGYPKAYAKLCRDRGFSPYSHGPPFTFLPYALHDDEVERASFLDEMFPIIDPKAKPTTKPRIFVSILWNQLSHLGNAGFDPAVIRVDAYGNVLYYHADSASPLAWDFDHWFPCSRGGLTVLSNLRIVQRQVYRRKKNKLEFLVPWWDFQLGISVNQFLSIFASSKSDFRHRGFSFLFSEGENHELNDTQIVDSHSFPQHFIGFSEEVGLAPAAIIESRRDPYDALALRQLDHNKKTRPMSSAIVAARKPKGNENEDPNFVRNPYQAIVMARDSLKQKEEASKMQLEMQILDNEVNEMKLKNDEEKLVIQDLELALIKRKRKAEKCRRLAEAQSSYRTMLEKMIRDTMHQSVIYKEQVRLNQAASNALTARLEAQRTICDNAEKEFHKKYKQKDDIEKQLRPEFDQGRKRFRMDDSAFEEERENNKTVFYLPRARPRTPFHKELRVLLDEEQRASEAGISANEEELKIAANNDDDSERKLEEHIESFVALDEEKLIEQRLQKLEISEEKRTPGFSFRGFHEKKDEEDDETRNQRGKGNVEKWLQLLLENGQEEGTNPREETNESAFGKTEDIIQQLNQKFPQKELRTVKKELQVLQDKNKEADEIEETNHGFDKTKIGKNWKDEQQKLEKRLVRSESAKVLRRIPSSPSLFQGMKSSIKSIKKAVKL; this comes from the exons ATGGCACAAGATTATGGTTTCACTTTCACTTCCGAGGAAATGGTCGTCAACGACAACCTCGGATACCCCAAAGCCTATGCTAAACTCTGTCGTGACCGTGGTTTCAGTCCTTATAGCCATGGCCCTCCTTTCACTTTTCTACCTTATGCTTTGCATGATGATGAG GTTGAAAGAGCAAGTTTTTTGGATGAGATGTTTCCAATTATTGATCCAAAAGCTAAACCGACAACAAAACCTAGAATCTTTGTCAGTATCTTGTGGAACCAGCTCAGTCATCTAGG GAATGCTGGTTTTGATCCGGCGGTGATTCGAGTTGATGCTTATGGTAATGTCTTGTATTATCATGCTGATTCAGCTTCTCCTCTTGCTTGGGATTTTGATCATTGGTTTCCTTGTTCAA GGGGAGGCTTGACTGTTCTAAGCAATCTAAGGATAGTTCAAAGACAAGTTTACAGAAGGAAGAAAAATAAACTTGAATTCTTGGTGCCATGGTGGGATTTCCAATTGGGGATATCTGTTAATCAGTTTTTGTCTATTTTCGCTTCTTCAAAATCTGATTTTAG GCATAGAGGCTTTTCATTTCTGTTCTCTGAAGGAGAAAATCATGAGTTGAATGATACACAAATAGTGGATTCTCATTCTTTTCCGCAACACTTCATTGGTTTTAGCGAAGAAGTTGGACTAGCTCCCGCAGCTATAATCGAATCGCGAAGGGATCCTTATGATGCTTTAGCTTTAAGACAACTTGATCATAATAAGAAGACAAGGCCTATGTCTTCTGCGATAG TGgctgcaagaaaaccaaaaggCAATGAAAATGAAGATCCAAATTTTGTTAGGAACCCCTACCAAGCAATTGTCATGGCCAGAGATTCTTTGAAGCAAAAAGAAGAAGCTTCAAAAATGCAATTAGAAATGCAAATTTTGGATAATGAAGTGAATGAAATGAAACTCAAAAACGACGAAGAAAAGCTGGTTATTCAAGACCTCGAATTGGCGCTCATAAAACGTAAGAGGAAAGCAGAAAAGTGCAGACGACTCGCAGAAGCTCAATCTTCTTACAGAACCATGCTAGAGAAGATGATTAGAGACACCATGCACCA GAGTGTGATTTATAAGGAACAGGTAAGATTGAACCAGGCTGCGAGTAATGCACTAACGGCTAGACTTGAAGCACAGAGAACAATTTGTGATAATGCTGAGAAAGAGTTCCATAAGAAGTATAAACAAAAAGATGACATAGAGAAACAACTTAGACCTGAATTCGATCAAGGAAGAAAGAGATTCAGAATGGATGATTCCGCTTTCGAAGAAGAGAGGGAGAACAATAAAACTGTTTTTTATTTGCCTAGAGCAAGGCCAAGAACTCCTTTTCACAAAGAGCTCAGAGTTTTGTTGGATGAAGAACAAAGAGCGTCTGAAGCTGGCATATCTGCAAATGAAGAGGAGCTGAAAATCGCAgctaataatgatgatgattcggAACGGAAGCTAGAAGAGCATATCGAATCATTTGTGGCTTTGGATGAAGAAAAGTTAATTGAGCAGAGGCTTCAGAAGCTAGAAATCAGTGAAGAAAAGAGGACTCCTGGTTTTTCATTCCGCGGTTTTCATGAGAAAAAAGACGAGGAAGATGATGAAACGAGAAACCAACGAGGTAAAGGGAATGTTGAAAAATGGCTTCAATTGCTTTTAGAGAATGGTCAAGAAGAAGGAACAAATCCACGAGAAGAAACAAATGAAAGTGCCTTTGGTAAGACTGAAGATATAATCCAACAACTAAACCAGAAGTTTCCACAAAAGGAGTTGAGAACTGTAAAGAAGGAGCTGCAAGTCCTTCAAGATAAGAATAAAGAAGCCGATGAAATAGAGGAAACAAATCATGGTTTTGATAAaacaaaaattggaaaaaattgGAAAGACGAACAACAGAAATTAGAAAAAAGACTTGTTAGATCAGAGAGTGCAAAGGTCTTGAGACGAATCCCGTCATCTCCATCTTTGTTTCAAGGGATGAAGTCATCCATCAAGAGTATCAAGAAAGCAGTGAAACTATGA
- the LOC131624967 gene encoding root phototropism protein 3-like, giving the protein MKKQCCKETETNQNQQLSLDYCCWFEDACILDMDYFVKTLSNIKQKGVRADLIGSIITHYASKWLPDLEASNANANANANANANASSNANSPESATTSWMKKKFFVETLISVLPPDKDSIPCNFLLRLLRTANMVSVEATYRAELENRVSWQLDQASLKELMIPSFSHTCGTLLDVELIIRLVKRFLNLDHDGSKTSAAALVKVAKLVDCYLAEVGLDSNLSLSQFVSLAAALPTHARATDDGLYRAIDTYLKVHPSVSKQERKGLCRLIDSRKLTPEASLHAAQNERLPVRAVIQVLFTEQTKLNRHIDWSTSFSSLRSPSGYHGVLETPERSLSKREMNAQQMEIKKLKEDVRRLQSQCNAMQAQMDKMAEKKKGFFKWKKLGFSKTNGETGSVEINETQTEFGFGRQTPMDMKTSIVVKGRTPQNWRKSLS; this is encoded by the exons ATGAAGAAACAATGTTGCAAAGAAACTGAAACAAATCAAAACCAACAACTATCATTGGATTATTGTTGCTGGTTTGAAGATGCATGCATCCTTGACATGGATTACTTTGTCAAAACTCTTTCAAACATCAAACAAAAAGGCGTTCGCGCTGATTTAATCGGTTCAATCATCACTCACTATGCTTCCAAATGGCTCCCCGATCTCGAAGCTTCAAATGCAAATGCAAATGCAAATGCAAATGCAAATGCAAATGCTAGTTCTAATGCTAATTCGCCCGAAAGTGCGACAACATCATGGATGAAGAAAAAATTCTTTGTTGAAACCTTAATCAGTGTTCTTCCACCAGACAAAGATTCAATTCCATGCAACTTCCTTCTCCGGTTACTCAGAACGGCGAACATGGTTTCTGTCGAGGCTACTTATCGAGCCGAGCTTGAGAATCGAGTTTCATGGCAGTTAGATCAAGCTTCATTGAAAGAACTCATGATACCTTCTTTTAGTCATACATGTGGAACTCTTCTGGATGTTGAGCTTATTATTAGATTGGTTAAGAGGTTCTTGAATTTGGATCATGATGGTTCGAAAACCAGTGCTGCTGCTTTGGTTAAGGTTGCTAAGTTGGTTGATTGTTACCTTGCTGAGGTTGGTTTGGATTCTAATTTGAGTTTGTCTCAATTTGTTTCACTTGCTGCTGCTCTTCCTACTCATGCAAGAGCTACTGATGACGGTTTGTATAGAGCCATTGATACTTATCTTAAA GTGCATCCAAGCGTGTCGAAGCAAGAAAGGAAGGGACTGTGTAGATTAATTGATAGCAGGAAACTCACACCGGAAGCCTCACTTCATGCAGCACAAAACGAACGGTTACCTGTGAGAGCTGTTATTCAGGTACTTTTCACCGAGCAAACGAAACTCAATCGCCACATTGATTGGAGTACTTCTTTCAGTAGCTTGAGGAGTCCGAGCGGATATCACGGTGTGTTGGAGACACCAGAACGGTCTCTTTCGAAGCGCGAAATGAATGCGCAGCAAATGGAGATAAAGAAACTGAAGGAAGATGTTCGCAGGCTGCAGAGTCAGTGCAATGCTATGCAAGCGCAGATGGATAAGATGGCTGAGAAGAAGAAAGGTTTCTTCAAATGGAAGAAACTTGGTTTTAGTAAAACTAACGGAGAGACGGGGAGCGTTGAAATAAATGAAACTCAGACTGAATTTGGATTCGGAAGGCAAACACCTATGGACATGAAAACTAGTATTGTCGTCAAAGGTCGGACTCCTCAAAATTGGAGAAAATCACTGTCATGA